From Arthrobacter citreus, one genomic window encodes:
- a CDS encoding sugar ABC transporter permease, whose amino-acid sequence MKTNKKKYHYLMFLAPGFLLYCAFVIYPIISAAQNSLYKWNGIGPKEFVGLQNYTALFSNPELVSQLLNAFKNSLIIFVLTVIIIIPIQIIFAYMIHMKTKGHSLLQAAIFSPQFISTPVIVFIFTLLLDNNIGVVNITLKKLGLEFLAQPWLGMPSLGIYIVWLMISWAGFGVGMMFFIGAMKMIPTDSLEAAYLDGAGYWRRLVSIILPQMKVTVLNLILITYISAMTIFDFSYILGGVSGGIDGSVDVMSLLFYRIAFGDNNPLGGNLSENSIGMGTTVACVLFFVIFIVAFIQMYLMVRKEEN is encoded by the coding sequence ATGAAGACCAATAAAAAAAAGTATCACTATTTAATGTTTCTTGCGCCTGGTTTTCTTTTATATTGTGCATTTGTAATTTACCCGATCATTTCTGCTGCACAAAACAGTTTATATAAATGGAATGGAATAGGTCCAAAAGAATTTGTTGGGCTGCAAAATTATACTGCTTTGTTTAGTAATCCAGAGCTTGTATCTCAATTATTAAATGCATTCAAGAATAGTTTAATCATATTCGTTCTAACGGTAATCATTATTATTCCAATACAGATTATTTTTGCGTATATGATTCATATGAAAACAAAAGGGCATTCTTTATTACAAGCTGCAATCTTTTCTCCACAATTTATTTCAACGCCAGTTATCGTGTTTATTTTCACATTGTTGTTAGATAACAATATTGGAGTCGTAAATATTACATTAAAAAAATTAGGGTTAGAATTTTTAGCACAGCCTTGGTTAGGGATGCCTAGTCTAGGTATTTATATCGTTTGGTTAATGATCTCATGGGCAGGCTTTGGGGTAGGGATGATGTTCTTTATCGGTGCAATGAAAATGATACCAACTGATAGTCTTGAAGCAGCTTATCTTGATGGTGCGGGATATTGGAGACGATTAGTCTCAATTATTCTACCTCAAATGAAAGTAACTGTTTTGAATCTAATTTTAATTACATATATCTCTGCGATGACGATATTTGATTTCAGTTACATCCTCGGAGGTGTTTCAGGAGGTATCGATGGTAGTGTGGATGTGATGAGTTTATTATTCTACCGAATTGCATTTGGTGATAATAATCCACTAGGTGGGAATCTTAGTGAAAATTCAATTGGTATGGGTACAACAGTAGCATGTGTACTTTTCTTTGTAATCTTTATTGTTGCCTTCATTCAAATGTACTTAATGGTTCGGAAGGAGGAGAACTAA
- a CDS encoding ROK family protein: MKNRYYLTFDVGGFFIRGGVLNHQGELITDKVSYYPSNSAANREQLLGNFIEVISRQILTIMDKYFVIDGIGFAFPGPFDYENGICLIKGVNKFNSLYGVDLRTELMERLNKKRFVKKLVTPQFRIIFKNNVNMFALGEWYLQKEKEYQKIMYLTIGNGTGSAFLEKGELVSNRDDVPQNGWVYNLPFHDSIVDDYISNRGILRISRQLNIDPTFDLEDLAKAARAGQPEMKKVFQIFGEFLGEMLLNIVTLFNPDALVIGGQISKSYDLYKDEVLFALKNNNVSIKLSNETSNSTFIGLSKILL, from the coding sequence TTGAAAAATCGTTATTATCTGACATTTGATGTCGGGGGATTTTTTATTCGAGGAGGTGTGCTTAATCATCAAGGAGAGCTTATTACCGATAAAGTGTCTTATTATCCTTCAAATAGTGCTGCAAATCGCGAACAATTGTTAGGGAATTTTATTGAAGTCATTTCTCGTCAAATTCTAACTATTATGGATAAATATTTTGTAATAGATGGAATTGGTTTTGCGTTTCCTGGACCATTTGATTATGAAAATGGGATTTGTTTGATCAAAGGTGTAAATAAATTTAATTCTTTATATGGGGTAGATTTACGAACTGAATTAATGGAACGCCTTAACAAAAAAAGGTTTGTTAAAAAGCTTGTTACTCCTCAGTTTCGGATCATATTTAAAAATAATGTGAATATGTTCGCCCTTGGTGAATGGTATTTACAAAAAGAAAAAGAGTATCAGAAGATTATGTATCTCACAATTGGAAATGGGACAGGTTCTGCTTTTTTAGAAAAGGGAGAGCTCGTTTCAAACCGGGATGATGTTCCCCAAAATGGTTGGGTCTATAACTTACCATTTCATGATTCCATTGTGGATGACTATATCTCAAATCGTGGAATTCTTCGGATTTCGCGACAATTAAATATTGATCCAACTTTTGATTTGGAGGATTTAGCTAAGGCAGCACGAGCTGGTCAACCAGAAATGAAAAAGGTGTTTCAGATATTTGGAGAGTTTCTAGGAGAAATGCTGTTGAATATAGTCACCTTATTTAACCCTGATGCATTAGTCATTGGCGGTCAAATTTCGAAAAGTTACGATTTATATAAAGATGAAGTTTTATTTGCACTGAAAAATAACAATGTTTCTATTAAATTATCAAATGAAACCTCTAATAGCACCTTTATCGGGCTTTCAAAAATTTTGTTGTAA
- a CDS encoding class I mannose-6-phosphate isomerase: MFNKYPVNSVKPKPNGHILTKGYESILNHVLTVLEQSTTRVPIIAIDGTNGVDFHHIIQKLIAVLEKLDYSIDVQSTKSYLKPGSQLREQFAENITENRAFGYVTEANISELFISDAQDTFATYIRNKKFTNLKKVCLVFGPGAYWLTSELADQLYFHDVSREYQQSEYKKELLNYGMDWNKDGVEKYKIAFFVEWPILENYRKSIFDKVDIYVDMNQPKQPISVTAVGLKEIISDVVRRPLRVKPFFAPGVWGGQRLKDLADLPQDWVNCAWSFEPIAPENSILIGYEDQVIEVPFLIVMALEHHAIMGERNVSLFGDYFPVRFDYLDTIGGSNLSCQVHPNQEYITKHFNEKMAQQESYYIMEKKDDSKVYLGLTDGTTEDDFENAVTTAQESGIPFTFTNYVNEFNSEKGDLFLIPTGTVHCSGEDNLVLEISSTTWWFTFKIYDYLRKDLDGKPRPLNIDHGFKNIDFFKTTEWVKENLIPQPKLMNNQGDNKEYLLGQRDDLLFYVRRVHLQDEWNDHTNNEFVMYNLVEGERVRIVSTEDESVFVELGYAESYILPSVFGGYKIVNVGNNPCKLIKAGVSPNWDVKLI; encoded by the coding sequence ATGTTCAATAAATATCCTGTCAACTCAGTAAAGCCAAAACCGAATGGCCATATACTCACCAAAGGCTATGAATCAATTCTTAATCATGTCTTAACAGTATTAGAACAATCAACTACACGAGTGCCCATAATCGCCATTGATGGTACAAACGGTGTTGATTTCCATCATATTATCCAAAAATTAATTGCTGTATTAGAAAAACTTGATTATTCAATAGATGTTCAAAGTACAAAAAGCTATCTAAAACCTGGTTCACAGCTTCGTGAACAATTTGCTGAAAATATTACTGAAAACCGTGCTTTTGGATATGTAACAGAAGCCAACATTTCTGAATTATTTATCTCTGACGCACAAGATACATTTGCTACTTACATCAGAAACAAAAAATTTACAAACTTAAAAAAGGTTTGTCTCGTATTCGGTCCTGGAGCATACTGGTTAACAAGTGAACTGGCCGATCAATTATATTTTCATGATGTATCACGTGAATATCAACAGTCTGAATATAAAAAAGAGTTACTTAATTACGGAATGGATTGGAACAAAGATGGCGTTGAAAAATACAAGATTGCCTTTTTCGTAGAATGGCCAATTCTTGAAAACTACCGTAAAAGTATCTTTGATAAAGTCGATATTTACGTTGACATGAATCAGCCTAAACAACCAATAAGCGTTACTGCTGTAGGATTAAAAGAAATCATTTCTGATGTCGTTCGACGTCCACTGCGTGTGAAGCCTTTCTTTGCACCGGGTGTTTGGGGTGGACAACGGTTAAAGGATTTAGCGGATCTACCTCAGGATTGGGTGAACTGTGCGTGGTCATTTGAGCCAATCGCACCAGAAAACTCCATCTTAATCGGATATGAAGATCAAGTGATTGAAGTACCTTTCCTTATTGTGATGGCTCTTGAGCATCATGCCATTATGGGTGAACGAAATGTAAGCCTTTTCGGAGACTACTTTCCTGTACGTTTTGATTATCTAGATACAATTGGTGGTTCAAATCTATCTTGCCAAGTCCATCCGAACCAGGAATATATCACAAAGCATTTTAATGAAAAAATGGCACAACAAGAATCATATTACATTATGGAAAAAAAAGATGATTCTAAAGTATACCTTGGCTTAACGGATGGAACTACGGAGGATGACTTTGAAAACGCAGTAACTACAGCACAAGAATCTGGTATACCTTTTACATTTACGAATTATGTGAATGAGTTCAATTCAGAAAAAGGTGATTTATTCCTTATTCCTACTGGTACGGTTCACTGTTCAGGTGAAGACAATCTTGTATTAGAGATTTCATCAACCACATGGTGGTTTACGTTCAAAATCTATGACTACCTGCGTAAGGATTTAGATGGAAAGCCAAGACCACTTAACATTGATCATGGTTTTAAAAATATAGATTTCTTTAAAACAACAGAGTGGGTAAAAGAAAATCTAATTCCACAACCGAAACTTATGAACAATCAAGGTGACAACAAAGAATACCTTCTAGGCCAGCGAGATGACCTATTATTCTATGTAAGACGCGTTCATTTACAGGATGAGTGGAACGATCACACAAATAATGAGTTTGTCATGTATAACCTTGTTGAAGGTGAAAGAGTTCGTATTGTATCTACAGAAGATGAATCAGTATTTGTAGAACTTGGATATGCTGAATCTTATATTCTTCCATCAGTGTTTGGAGGATACAAAATTGTAAATGTTGGAAATAATCCATGTAAATTAATCAAAGCTGGCGTTTCTCCAAATTGGGATGTGAAATTGATTTGA
- a CDS encoding APC family permease — MSLENFGYKQELKRALTFWDLLIYGMIFMVPIAPFGVYGYITDASKGMVALAYMIGMVGMIFTAFSYARMSEAFPIAGSVYAYAQRGINDKVGFLAGWAILLDYILVPALLYLVSAAALTALIPSIPIWVWLILFISINTVINVFGVEFTAKANKIILILEFIVLGIFIVVGLVALSHGMGNGHLTTKPIYNPGSFNLSLVMGAVSIAVLSFLGFDGISTLSEEVKGGSKVVGKATVTALLVVGALFIIQTWITSDLGSGMNLANLDTAFYDIAGKAGGTWLKNITIIATAFSWGIANALAAQAAISRILFSMARDRKLPSVLAKVHPKFKTPYISTILVAIVSLAVGLFFQSKIDVLTNIVNFGALTGFLVLHVSVINHYIIRQKSKQYVRHLILPIIGFLVIGYVIKGMDPTAIKLGVVWIIIGTIYLVTITKVFKVSSTSLDI, encoded by the coding sequence ATGTCATTAGAAAATTTCGGTTACAAACAAGAGTTAAAACGCGCTCTGACATTTTGGGATTTATTGATATACGGGATGATTTTCATGGTCCCTATCGCCCCTTTTGGCGTTTACGGTTATATTACTGATGCCTCAAAAGGTATGGTTGCTTTGGCCTATATGATTGGGATGGTCGGAATGATTTTTACTGCATTCAGTTACGCAAGAATGTCTGAAGCTTTCCCGATTGCCGGATCTGTTTATGCCTATGCCCAACGAGGAATCAATGACAAAGTAGGCTTCCTTGCTGGATGGGCAATTTTGCTCGATTATATCTTGGTTCCTGCGCTATTGTATCTTGTCAGCGCTGCAGCTCTGACTGCCTTAATTCCGTCCATCCCTATCTGGGTCTGGCTGATTTTGTTTATCTCAATCAATACTGTTATTAACGTATTTGGTGTAGAGTTTACCGCAAAAGCCAATAAGATCATTTTAATCCTTGAGTTTATTGTATTGGGAATTTTCATCGTGGTCGGTCTAGTTGCTCTCTCTCACGGAATGGGAAATGGACACTTAACAACAAAACCGATATATAATCCAGGCTCATTTAACTTATCGCTTGTAATGGGTGCAGTTTCTATCGCTGTATTGTCCTTCCTGGGTTTTGATGGCATCTCCACATTATCTGAGGAAGTAAAAGGCGGAAGTAAGGTAGTAGGAAAAGCAACTGTTACTGCACTTCTTGTCGTAGGTGCGTTATTTATCATTCAGACGTGGATTACTAGCGACCTAGGATCAGGAATGAATTTAGCCAATCTGGATACAGCATTCTATGATATTGCTGGTAAAGCAGGCGGTACCTGGTTAAAGAATATAACGATTATCGCAACAGCGTTCTCCTGGGGAATTGCCAACGCACTCGCAGCTCAAGCTGCGATTTCGAGAATTCTATTTTCGATGGCCCGCGACCGAAAATTGCCGTCTGTCCTTGCAAAGGTTCATCCGAAATTCAAAACCCCATACATTAGCACGATTCTTGTAGCTATCGTTTCGTTGGCAGTAGGATTATTTTTCCAAAGTAAAATTGATGTCCTTACCAACATCGTTAATTTCGGAGCATTAACAGGATTCCTTGTCCTTCATGTATCGGTGATTAATCATTACATCATCCGCCAAAAATCAAAGCAGTATGTTCGTCATTTGATCCTCCCAATTATTGGGTTCCTTGTCATTGGCTATGTCATTAAAGGAATGGACCCAACAGCTATTAAACTTGGCGTGGTCTGGATTATCATTGGTACTATTTATTTAGTCACAATCACCAAAGTTTTTAAGGTATCCTCGACATCGCTGGATATTTAA
- a CDS encoding carbohydrate ABC transporter permease, translating to MIDKKKGIFANLVTVFMWIYSIVIVGIIGYLIYNSLRSRSDILSNTMGKPQELSLANYIELFVNDHFERYFLNSVIILILSVILLIFLSSMVAYGLGRYKFRFNKGLRVFFLLGMMFPVQLGIVPIFLFMQHLNLVDTFMSVILILGTAISMPVFMLTEFFAKLPDELYEAAVIDGAGEWRIFFEIMFPLAKPVVFSVCIVTAVQIWNQFFIPLIFLQSEEKKTVPLLVVKYTHQLFNNMDLALAASVMSTVPILILFIIFSKKILDGFASGGVKG from the coding sequence ATGATTGATAAAAAGAAAGGTATTTTCGCTAATCTCGTTACTGTTTTTATGTGGATCTATTCAATCGTAATTGTTGGCATTATCGGGTATTTGATCTATAACTCATTGCGTAGTCGTTCTGATATTCTTTCAAATACAATGGGGAAACCTCAGGAACTCTCGCTAGCGAATTATATTGAACTATTCGTAAATGACCATTTTGAACGCTACTTCTTAAACAGTGTCATTATTTTAATTTTAAGTGTTATTCTATTAATCTTCCTATCTTCTATGGTTGCATATGGTTTAGGTAGATATAAATTTAGATTTAACAAAGGATTACGAGTATTCTTCTTATTAGGAATGATGTTCCCTGTTCAATTAGGAATTGTGCCCATTTTTCTATTCATGCAGCACTTAAATCTTGTAGATACGTTTATGTCAGTTATCTTAATTCTTGGAACAGCCATCTCGATGCCAGTGTTCATGTTAACAGAATTTTTTGCGAAATTACCGGATGAATTATATGAAGCTGCCGTCATTGATGGGGCAGGTGAGTGGCGAATATTCTTTGAAATTATGTTCCCACTCGCAAAACCGGTTGTATTCTCTGTGTGTATTGTTACAGCTGTCCAAATTTGGAATCAGTTCTTTATCCCTTTAATTTTCTTACAAAGCGAAGAAAAGAAGACTGTACCATTATTAGTAGTAAAATATACGCATCAATTATTTAATAATATGGATTTAGCATTAGCTGCTTCCGTTATGTCCACTGTACCAATCTTAATTCTATTTATAATTTTCTCTAAGAAAATTTTGGATGGTTTTGCTTCAGGTGGAGTGAAAGGCTAA
- a CDS encoding acetamidase/formamidase family protein, producing the protein MYRVEKNNLIYAMSDQNKPIISVENGSTIVFETCDCFEDQITSTDTPYSSLDWNRINPATGPVFVDGAEQGDILQVKIEKIHLADRGVMMTGPGLGVLGGDLSENVIQMVPICEDKVILLDKIEVPLNKMIGVIGTAPANGESISCGTPDKHGGNMDTKVITEGSTLYLPVNVPGALLALGDLHAAMGDGEVSVCGVEVAGEVTVTVNVIKGKQWIVPIVKTEHALYTIASEKSLDDATIAATKNMVAFLEEETGMTKHDATFLLSIGGNLQISQVVDPLKTARFELPMSIVRQLEISI; encoded by the coding sequence ATGTACCGAGTAGAGAAAAACAATTTAATTTACGCTATGTCAGATCAAAACAAACCCATTATTTCTGTTGAGAACGGTTCAACTATCGTATTTGAAACTTGTGATTGCTTTGAAGATCAGATTACTTCAACAGATACCCCCTATAGTTCACTAGACTGGAACCGTATTAACCCTGCGACAGGCCCAGTTTTTGTAGATGGAGCAGAGCAAGGAGATATCTTGCAAGTAAAAATTGAAAAGATACATTTAGCTGACAGAGGTGTGATGATGACCGGTCCAGGACTCGGGGTGCTAGGAGGAGATTTAAGCGAGAATGTAATCCAGATGGTTCCGATTTGCGAAGATAAGGTAATTTTATTAGACAAAATCGAAGTGCCTTTAAATAAGATGATTGGTGTGATTGGAACAGCACCTGCGAATGGTGAATCCATTTCTTGCGGAACTCCCGATAAACATGGCGGGAATATGGATACAAAAGTGATTACCGAGGGATCCACTCTTTATTTACCAGTCAATGTCCCTGGCGCACTGTTAGCGCTGGGAGATCTTCATGCGGCAATGGGAGATGGCGAGGTTTCTGTTTGCGGTGTGGAAGTTGCAGGGGAAGTTACTGTAACTGTCAACGTAATTAAAGGAAAACAGTGGATTGTTCCGATTGTCAAAACAGAGCATGCGCTTTATACAATTGCTTCAGAAAAAAGTCTTGATGACGCTACCATAGCTGCAACTAAAAATATGGTGGCATTTTTGGAAGAAGAAACTGGGATGACCAAACATGATGCGACTTTCCTGCTAAGCATTGGAGGAAATTTACAGATCTCGCAGGTGGTCGACCCATTAAAAACCGCACGTTTTGAATTACCAATGTCTATCGTACGTCAGCTCGAAATCTCAATCTAA
- a CDS encoding ROK family protein: MKPNLIFALDVGGTFIKAAVLEDTCIIEDTESQFDSRSNEDADSILNHFVSIIKSLSESYKTYKQETSKSFAHKTIGIGLAFPGPFDYENGVSYIKGLNKFEALYGIAFRDELSKRLLHSEIFKATNRVKLLFENDGRLFGLGGSTLFPHQRVISLTIGTGLGSAFIENRKIIKHDKRVPKDGYLYNQIFNGKIVDDHFSRRGILQLAANQNILGENIDVKELAEHAKEGNESAIALFQEFGANLGEMLIPFIEQFQPHQIIIGGQIAKSFDLFGKNLEQQVGFTGIKVTHLNNALRYTYVGISEIFK; the protein is encoded by the coding sequence TTGAAACCTAACTTAATTTTTGCATTGGATGTTGGTGGGACATTTATTAAAGCTGCGGTGTTAGAGGATACCTGCATTATCGAAGACACTGAGTCCCAATTTGATTCTCGCTCAAATGAAGATGCTGATTCGATCCTCAATCATTTTGTTAGTATCATCAAGTCCCTATCTGAAAGCTACAAAACTTACAAACAAGAAACCTCAAAATCCTTCGCTCACAAAACTATTGGGATCGGCCTTGCCTTTCCCGGTCCGTTTGATTATGAGAATGGAGTTAGCTATATAAAAGGGCTGAATAAATTCGAAGCGTTATACGGAATTGCGTTTCGTGATGAATTATCCAAAAGACTACTACATTCAGAAATTTTTAAGGCTACAAACAGAGTTAAGTTGTTGTTTGAAAATGACGGTCGCCTTTTTGGACTAGGTGGAAGCACTCTTTTCCCACATCAACGAGTCATTAGCTTGACGATTGGGACAGGGCTTGGTTCCGCGTTTATTGAAAATAGAAAAATTATTAAGCATGATAAAAGAGTTCCAAAAGATGGGTATCTTTATAATCAAATCTTTAACGGAAAAATCGTTGATGATCATTTTTCTCGTCGAGGAATTTTACAACTAGCAGCCAATCAAAACATATTGGGTGAAAATATTGATGTAAAGGAATTAGCGGAACATGCGAAGGAAGGAAATGAATCAGCAATTGCTCTCTTTCAAGAATTCGGAGCTAACCTTGGTGAAATGCTTATACCCTTTATTGAGCAATTTCAACCCCACCAGATCATTATTGGTGGTCAAATCGCGAAAAGCTTTGACCTTTTCGGTAAAAATCTTGAACAACAAGTAGGTTTTACAGGTATAAAGGTCACTCATCTCAACAATGCGCTTCGCTACACTTATGTTGGGATTTCGGAAATTTTTAAGTAG
- a CDS encoding helix-turn-helix transcriptional regulator: MKLTQKQLDRGNSLLNQHAVHLIGEEISLYIHYWGGEMSLNSNKLHKHSFFEICYIVDGEGIYTEHGEEYPLHKGTLFLTRPNIKHQIISKENLYILFAAFEPIYPNASEKGTIIYRYLSTVKPFVLDLKEDLKIEMMWMALLLQAQQSHTLMKDTIVNLSSSLLFSIAQLYIKEENNSDSTQNKGQSTTVIHRAKLYIRDNLSQPLRLKDVAEYLYISSRHLSRLFTEELDVTFTQYVRNERINCATNLLTATKLPIKEIATQTGFETVHYFTTVFKEMIGVTPGEFSKRLNSNE, encoded by the coding sequence ATGAAATTAACACAAAAGCAATTAGATAGAGGTAATTCCTTATTGAATCAACATGCAGTACATCTAATAGGTGAAGAAATTTCATTATATATTCATTATTGGGGTGGAGAAATGTCGCTTAACTCCAATAAGCTTCATAAGCACTCCTTTTTCGAAATTTGCTACATTGTCGATGGAGAAGGAATTTATACAGAACACGGGGAGGAATATCCTTTACACAAGGGGACTCTATTCCTTACTCGTCCTAATATAAAACATCAAATTATTAGTAAAGAAAATTTATATATACTGTTTGCTGCATTTGAACCGATTTATCCAAATGCATCTGAAAAAGGGACAATCATTTACAGATATTTATCTACGGTCAAGCCTTTTGTTCTGGACCTTAAGGAAGACCTAAAAATAGAAATGATGTGGATGGCCTTACTTTTACAAGCACAGCAAAGTCATACCTTAATGAAGGATACAATTGTGAATTTAAGTTCCTCTCTTCTTTTCTCCATTGCGCAATTATATATAAAAGAAGAAAATAACTCTGATTCTACTCAGAACAAAGGACAATCGACTACAGTCATTCACAGAGCGAAGCTTTATATTCGCGATAATTTATCTCAACCTTTGAGACTCAAGGATGTCGCAGAATACTTGTACATTTCAAGTAGGCACCTTTCACGCTTATTTACAGAGGAACTTGATGTCACATTCACCCAATATGTCCGAAATGAACGAATCAATTGTGCCACAAACCTCCTCACAGCAACCAAATTACCAATTAAAGAAATCGCAACACAAACAGGTTTCGAAACCGTCCATTATTTCACTACAGTATTTAAAGAAATGATCGGTGTTACGCCAGGAGAATTCAGCAAACGCCTCAACTCTAACGAGTAA
- a CDS encoding sugar ABC transporter substrate-binding protein: MKIKFAGILAGAFLFSSALVGCSSDKTSSDNSHKVKLTVWGDADNQATLESSFEKINEAFMDKYPDIELDYQYSGTLESINVALQSDTLPDLFWVQGNKSSKMAEMARNGYLLPLDDYKLDLSRFSEDAIKYGTVDGKLYSSLPSFIAYVTMYYNKDIFAKYNLKVPTTWDEFAKISKVLEDKKVTPIAVGGNGDFDRYWIMQAMAASLGNDTLTAIVNGEKNVDFAGLEKAFEAYQLFSAKGYYGKDVSAIDGNGAKLAFTNGKAAMIPDGTWNVLTYQDTPLKIGSFALPGLDGKKYAQTGPYNGNTYAISSKTKHPKEAVKYLEFLNSKEAQQIMADETGLVPTNDDITPKNKSVKEMANFDIVGLNIYNALAQVADETSKPQDLLLTNIAPKLLTGKMDAKEAIELLKAELAKKAK, from the coding sequence ATGAAAATTAAATTTGCTGGTATTTTAGCAGGGGCGTTCTTGTTTTCAAGTGCTTTAGTAGGTTGTTCTAGTGATAAAACATCTTCAGATAATAGTCATAAAGTGAAACTTACTGTTTGGGGTGACGCTGATAACCAAGCGACATTAGAATCATCTTTTGAAAAAATCAATGAAGCGTTCATGGATAAATATCCAGATATAGAGCTCGATTACCAATATTCAGGTACTCTTGAATCTATTAACGTAGCATTACAGTCTGATACGTTACCAGACTTATTTTGGGTTCAAGGTAATAAATCATCAAAAATGGCCGAGATGGCACGAAATGGTTATTTACTACCGTTAGATGACTATAAGTTAGACTTAAGCCGTTTTTCTGAAGATGCAATTAAATATGGTACCGTAGATGGCAAACTTTATTCTTCACTACCATCTTTCATAGCGTATGTAACGATGTACTACAATAAAGATATTTTTGCAAAATACAATTTAAAAGTTCCAACAACTTGGGATGAATTTGCAAAAATTTCTAAAGTATTAGAAGACAAGAAAGTTACACCTATTGCAGTAGGTGGAAATGGCGACTTTGATCGTTATTGGATTATGCAAGCAATGGCTGCATCATTAGGAAATGATACACTAACTGCAATTGTAAATGGTGAGAAAAATGTCGATTTCGCCGGTCTTGAAAAAGCCTTTGAAGCATATCAACTATTCTCAGCAAAAGGTTATTATGGTAAAGATGTATCAGCAATAGATGGTAATGGTGCAAAACTTGCATTTACAAATGGAAAAGCAGCAATGATTCCAGATGGTACTTGGAACGTTCTAACATATCAAGATACACCACTTAAAATCGGTAGCTTTGCATTACCTGGTCTAGATGGAAAAAAATATGCACAAACAGGTCCTTATAACGGAAATACGTATGCTATCTCAAGCAAAACAAAACATCCAAAAGAAGCTGTAAAATATCTTGAGTTCTTAAACAGTAAAGAAGCACAACAAATAATGGCTGATGAAACAGGCCTTGTACCAACGAATGATGATATTACTCCAAAAAATAAGTCAGTAAAAGAAATGGCAAACTTTGATATTGTAGGATTAAATATCTACAATGCATTAGCACAAGTAGCTGATGAGACTTCAAAACCTCAAGATCTATTATTAACAAACATTGCACCTAAGTTATTGACAGGTAAAATGGATGCGAAAGAGGCAATTGAATTATTAAAAGCTGAGTTAGCGAAAAAAGCTAAATAA